From Calothrix sp. PCC 6303, a single genomic window includes:
- a CDS encoding ComEA family DNA-binding protein, with protein sequence MKKLHYIFMAVAACTVVSLSSCNGNTPTAETSSSPVAGVTNPATEAASQNGHSGHGGKQININDAILSELDKLEGKLGIPALSNKIQANRPYKSPEELVTKKIISQAQFDQIKDLVTIKEIVLEGEAKDVDYMTKLGLMKGHLLVAKELLDQNQPKQAEPHIGHPVEEIYVDVEEQLNERKVKEFKTTLVSLEDLVKSNPKSDKLNPDFKTSMQSVENAIAVLPEGQRNKPAFVLQIINGLLDSANSEYTAAVAGGKISAPIEYQDSRGFVIYAQELYKGISAQVAKDSPDADKTITTAMADLVKNWPAAIPPAAAVKTPEEVTKLVKTIELESQKLIDKGSTQAQK encoded by the coding sequence ATGAAAAAACTTCATTACATATTTATGGCAGTGGCAGCTTGCACTGTCGTTTCCCTCAGTTCCTGCAATGGCAACACACCAACTGCTGAAACTTCCTCATCTCCTGTAGCAGGTGTAACTAACCCAGCAACAGAAGCTGCAAGTCAGAATGGACATAGCGGACATGGTGGGAAGCAGATTAATATTAACGATGCGATTTTGTCAGAATTGGATAAGTTAGAAGGGAAGTTGGGGATTCCGGCACTCTCAAATAAAATCCAAGCAAATCGTCCTTACAAATCTCCTGAAGAGTTGGTAACTAAGAAGATTATTTCTCAAGCACAGTTTGATCAAATTAAAGATTTGGTGACAATCAAAGAGATTGTCTTGGAAGGTGAAGCCAAAGACGTAGATTATATGACGAAATTGGGATTGATGAAAGGACACCTGTTGGTGGCAAAAGAATTATTAGATCAAAACCAACCGAAACAGGCAGAACCACATATTGGACACCCAGTGGAAGAAATCTATGTGGATGTGGAAGAACAACTAAATGAGCGCAAAGTCAAGGAATTCAAGACAACCTTAGTCAGCTTGGAAGATTTGGTCAAATCTAACCCCAAATCAGATAAACTCAATCCTGATTTTAAGACTTCTATGCAGTCTGTGGAGAATGCGATCGCTGTTTTACCAGAAGGGCAACGTAACAAACCTGCATTTGTTCTCCAAATTATCAATGGATTATTAGATTCCGCTAATTCTGAGTATACAGCAGCCGTAGCAGGTGGAAAAATTTCTGCACCTATAGAATATCAAGATTCCCGTGGCTTCGTTATTTATGCTCAAGAACTTTATAAAGGAATTTCTGCCCAAGTAGCTAAAGATAGCCCAGATGCAGATAAAACCATTACCACCGCAATGGCAGATTTAGTTAAAAACTGGCCCGCAGCTATTCCCCCAGCAGCAGCAGTTAAAACCCCTGAAGAGGTGACTAAACTTGTCAAAACTATTGAGTTAGAATCTCAAAAACTCATAGATAAAGGAAGTACCCAAGCCCAGAAATAG
- a CDS encoding FTR1 family iron permease: protein MDFSTALPTFVITLREGVEAALIVGIVLALLKKAKQSRLNIWVYAGVGTGIALSGFVGMLLTWATKALSAANPQYASVTEVALEAVFSLIAIFLLSWMLIWMTKQARFMKAQVEGAVGNALSQNTGWGIFSLVLIAVLREGFETVFFVAANFQQGFMPALGALGGLLTAVAIGVLMFKWGIKINIRQFFQVMGIFLVFIVAGLVVTTLQRFDETIAALASADRASASLCFYYERFTKIHSCILGPMVWNTAKILPEENFPGVVFSALFGYKEHLYLVQTIGYIVFLFTVGGTYIRNISNNATPKRNKVAL from the coding sequence ATGGACTTTAGTACCGCTTTACCTACTTTTGTAATTACACTCCGAGAAGGGGTAGAAGCAGCCCTTATAGTTGGGATTGTGCTAGCTTTACTCAAAAAAGCCAAGCAATCGCGGCTGAATATTTGGGTATATGCCGGGGTCGGTACTGGAATTGCCCTTAGCGGCTTTGTGGGGATGCTATTGACTTGGGCAACCAAAGCCCTCAGTGCTGCAAACCCCCAATATGCATCAGTTACAGAAGTTGCCCTCGAAGCTGTGTTTAGCCTGATTGCTATTTTTCTACTCAGTTGGATGCTGATTTGGATGACAAAACAAGCTAGATTTATGAAAGCCCAAGTTGAGGGTGCTGTGGGTAACGCACTCTCACAAAATACTGGCTGGGGAATTTTTAGCTTAGTCTTAATTGCCGTGTTGCGAGAAGGCTTTGAAACGGTTTTTTTTGTTGCCGCCAATTTTCAACAAGGTTTTATGCCAGCTTTGGGCGCTTTGGGTGGTTTGTTAACTGCGGTTGCCATCGGTGTACTTATGTTTAAATGGGGCATCAAAATTAATATTCGGCAATTTTTCCAAGTTATGGGCATTTTTTTAGTATTTATTGTTGCTGGCTTAGTCGTCACAACCCTACAACGCTTTGATGAAACCATAGCCGCCCTTGCTTCTGCTGATCGCGCATCTGCAAGTCTTTGTTTTTATTACGAAAGATTTACAAAAATCCATTCCTGTATTTTAGGTCCAATGGTTTGGAATACTGCCAAGATCCTTCCCGAAGAAAATTTTCCTGGTGTAGTTTTCAGCGCTTTATTTGGCTATAAAGAGCACCTCTATCTTGTTCAAACTATTGGATATATTGTATTTTTATTTACGGTTGGAGGGACATATATACGTAATATTTCTAATAATGCCACCCCAAAAAGAAATAAGGTTGCTCTTTAG
- the cpdA gene encoding 3',5'-cyclic-AMP phosphodiesterase encodes MKQVFPLSIAQITDIHLFANEDQKLLGVPTMESLGAVIEYLQMHEQELDLLLLTGDLSGDGESESYENLRNLLSPLQIPTYCLPGNHDHAIAMSEFLSFGLISQRKSFERGGWNFILLDSSVPGKVHGHLSQETLFWLDSQLKATKDIPTLIALHHPPFLVNSSWLDSSRLQNPEELFAVLDAYPKVKLVLFGHIHQEFEKHRQGVGYLGTPSTCIQFQPGSQDFTLDPIYPGFRLLKLHGNGTWETSVPRVAFEQTLELTALGY; translated from the coding sequence ATGAAACAAGTTTTCCCATTATCAATCGCCCAGATTACAGATATACATCTGTTTGCAAATGAGGATCAAAAGCTGCTGGGAGTACCAACCATGGAATCACTAGGTGCAGTAATTGAATACTTACAAATGCATGAGCAAGAGTTAGATTTACTATTATTGACAGGTGATTTATCTGGAGATGGGGAAAGTGAATCCTACGAAAATCTGCGAAACTTATTATCTCCACTGCAAATACCAACCTACTGCTTACCTGGAAATCACGATCATGCGATCGCAATGTCGGAATTTTTAAGTTTTGGCTTAATTTCCCAGCGTAAATCCTTTGAGCGGGGTGGTTGGAATTTTATCTTACTTGATTCTTCAGTTCCTGGGAAGGTGCATGGTCATTTATCTCAGGAAACCCTTTTTTGGTTAGATTCCCAATTAAAGGCAACTAAAGACATACCTACCCTTATTGCCTTACATCATCCACCATTCTTAGTTAATTCCAGTTGGTTGGATAGTAGCAGATTACAGAATCCAGAGGAATTATTCGCAGTTTTAGATGCTTATCCCAAAGTAAAGCTGGTACTATTTGGGCATATTCATCAAGAATTCGAGAAACACCGTCAAGGTGTAGGCTATTTGGGAACACCATCCACCTGTATTCAGTTTCAACCTGGGAGTCAAGATTTTACCCTCGATCCTATTTACCCAGGGTTTCGTTTGCTCAAGCTTCACGGAAACGGAACTTGGGAAACTTCTGTTCCCAGAGTTGCCTTTGAGCAGACATTGGAATTAACAGCATTGGGATATTAA
- a CDS encoding sensor histidine kinase, giving the protein MHHSLEATQLTGLILGENIIIACSYFAISWGVALGIWRNREVGIDPLIVVVALIFLSCGFGHSFHGLQGLGLPYSLVLQTLADGFTVIIALRFLSYYRSFDLLARFSQIFTSKIQLEKKNELLEITTKEAEQKNKLLEIAMKEVEQKNELLEVTMTKLKQTYTQLVQQEKMSSLGQLVAGVAHEINNPINFIHGNLTYVEQYADTLLNLLEAYQNYCPTLPIEIPDLSEEDNLEFIQADLPKIISSMKIGTERIRQIVLSLRNFSRIDEAELKAVNIHEGIDSTLTILEHRLKAKPDFPEIRVLRDYCDLPNVECFPSSLNQVFMNILANAIDALEEVRLKPQVQLIQEDHVQIIIRTSIIDARWIQIAIADNGVGVSEDVLPRIFDPFFTTKAIGKGTGIGMSISHQIIVEKHRGKLTCFSTLGKGTEFLIEIPLKQEIKVVTQN; this is encoded by the coding sequence ATGCACCACAGTTTAGAAGCAACACAACTTACTGGGTTAATACTTGGTGAAAATATTATTATTGCTTGTTCCTATTTTGCCATTTCCTGGGGTGTGGCTTTGGGAATTTGGCGCAATCGGGAAGTTGGTATTGATCCCCTGATAGTTGTGGTTGCTCTTATTTTTTTGAGTTGTGGTTTTGGTCATAGTTTCCACGGTTTACAGGGACTGGGGTTGCCCTATTCCCTAGTTTTACAAACTTTAGCAGACGGCTTTACGGTTATTATCGCTTTGCGATTTTTAAGTTATTATCGGAGCTTTGATTTGCTTGCTCGTTTTAGCCAGATTTTTACATCTAAAATCCAACTGGAAAAAAAGAATGAACTTTTGGAGATAACCACGAAGGAAGCGGAGCAAAAGAATAAACTCTTAGAAATAGCCATGAAGGAGGTGGAACAAAAGAACGAACTTTTGGAAGTAACCATGACAAAACTAAAACAAACCTATACTCAATTAGTTCAACAAGAAAAAATGTCGAGTTTGGGTCAGTTAGTTGCTGGTGTCGCGCACGAGATTAATAATCCGATAAATTTTATCCACGGCAACTTGACTTACGTAGAACAATATGCCGATACATTATTGAATTTGCTGGAAGCCTACCAAAATTATTGTCCAACTCTGCCTATAGAAATCCCAGACTTAAGCGAAGAAGATAATTTAGAGTTTATTCAAGCAGACTTACCGAAAATTATTTCTTCTATGAAAATCGGTACTGAGCGTATCAGACAAATTGTCCTATCATTGCGAAATTTCTCCCGTATAGATGAAGCTGAACTAAAAGCAGTGAATATTCACGAGGGAATTGATAGCACACTGACGATTTTGGAACATCGTCTCAAAGCAAAGCCAGATTTTCCGGAAATTAGAGTTTTGAGAGACTATTGTGATTTACCTAATGTTGAGTGTTTCCCAAGTTCGCTAAACCAGGTGTTCATGAATATTCTGGCAAATGCAATCGATGCATTAGAAGAGGTAAGGTTAAAACCTCAGGTTCAATTAATTCAAGAGGATCATGTCCAAATTATAATTCGGACTTCTATTATTGATGCACGATGGATACAAATTGCGATCGCAGATAACGGAGTTGGTGTTTCTGAAGATGTTCTGCCTCGAATATTCGATCCATTTTTTACGACTAAGGCTATAGGTAAAGGAACCGGAATCGGTATGTCTATTAGTCACCAAATTATTGTGGAGAAGCATCGCGGTAAGCTAACCTGTTTTTCTACCTTGGGTAAGGGAACAGAATTTTTGATTGAGATTCCGCTGAAGCAGGAAATCAAAGTAGTCACGCAAAACTAG
- a CDS encoding Uma2 family endonuclease, whose product MTPKLPLQELYTFEEFIECFPSDGKRYELYDGVIVEMPPPTGDHEDVLGFITEEIAAEFKRCKLPYRIPKTGLVKPPSAKSAFIPDVMIVNRDNLKNEPLWQKQSTLIYPESVPLVVEVVSTNWQDDYYKKFADYENMLIPEYWITDYRALGGRKFVGNPKQPTIFVCELIDGEYQMTPFRGNDRIISPTFPQLNLTAQQVFDSVI is encoded by the coding sequence ATGACTCCAAAACTACCACTACAAGAGTTATATACCTTTGAAGAATTTATTGAATGTTTCCCCAGCGACGGGAAACGATATGAGCTATACGACGGAGTAATTGTTGAGATGCCACCACCAACTGGTGATCATGAAGACGTTTTGGGTTTTATAACGGAAGAAATTGCAGCCGAATTTAAACGTTGTAAGCTACCCTACCGCATCCCCAAAACGGGTTTAGTTAAACCACCATCAGCTAAATCGGCTTTCATCCCTGATGTCATGATTGTCAACCGCGATAACCTTAAAAATGAACCTTTATGGCAAAAACAATCCACGCTTATTTATCCCGAATCCGTACCATTAGTTGTTGAGGTTGTTTCAACTAATTGGCAAGATGATTATTATAAAAAGTTTGCTGATTATGAAAACATGCTTATTCCAGAATACTGGATTACAGATTATAGAGCGTTAGGTGGACGTAAGTTTGTCGGTAATCCCAAACAACCTACTATCTTTGTATGCGAACTAATTGATGGTGAGTATCAAATGACACCCTTTAGAGGTAATGACCGGATTATATCGCCTACTTTCCCACAGTTGAATCTAACCGCTCAACAGGTTTTTGACTCAGTTATTTGA
- a CDS encoding DUF705 domain-containing protein, translating to MQQFTIYIDVDDTLIRTCSGKHIRIPATINHIKELKQQGAMLYCWSSGGADYARMIAEELNISDLFVAFLPKPNMLLDDQNVNDWKYLIQVHPISIPCDSKSLDDYRQQLIDRASRCF from the coding sequence GTGCAACAATTCACTATTTATATTGATGTAGATGATACGCTTATACGTACATGTAGTGGTAAGCATATTCGTATTCCGGCAACGATAAACCATATTAAAGAACTTAAACAACAAGGTGCTATGCTTTACTGCTGGAGTTCCGGCGGAGCAGATTATGCGCGAATGATTGCTGAAGAACTTAATATATCAGACCTATTTGTCGCTTTTCTACCAAAGCCAAATATGTTACTTGACGATCAAAATGTAAATGATTGGAAATATTTAATCCAAGTTCATCCAATATCCATACCTTGTGATTCTAAAAGTTTAGATGATTATCGACAACAACTTATTGATAGAGCATCTAGATGTTTTTAA
- the serS gene encoding serine--tRNA ligase, with translation MLDIKQIRENPELVQKRLSDRAESTFEIQPILELDTKQRELEAAKNKMQARSNEIAELIPQKIKAGSDPKGEEIFALREEGKTVKAQVAEVESQGREIKEQIYQLLLALPNLPSESTPIGKSEDDNVEVRRWGDEYLPQNPQILPHWEIGEKMGILNFERAVKVAQSRFVTLVGAGAALERALIQFMLNTHIATGYIEIAPPVLVNTESLTTTGQLPKFAEDSFRCAEDDLWLAATAEIPVTNLYRGEIIAAEELPIYHCAYTPCFRREAGSAGRDTRGLIRLHQFNKVELVKFVHPSTSFDELEKLLNNAEAILQALKLPYRVIDLCTGDIGFSSTKTYDIEVWLPSSGKYREISSCSNFVDFQARRGDIRFKEAGKKGTQFVHTLNGSGLAIGRTMAAVLENYQQTDGSIKIPEVLQPFMGRDIL, from the coding sequence GTGTTAGATATAAAACAGATCCGGGAGAACCCAGAATTAGTCCAGAAACGATTAAGCGATCGCGCTGAGTCAACTTTTGAGATTCAACCCATATTAGAATTAGATACTAAGCAGCGGGAATTGGAAGCTGCAAAGAACAAAATGCAGGCTCGTAGTAACGAAATTGCCGAGTTAATTCCCCAAAAAATTAAAGCTGGTTCTGATCCCAAGGGTGAGGAAATCTTCGCGCTACGTGAAGAAGGAAAAACTGTTAAAGCTCAAGTTGCCGAAGTTGAATCCCAAGGTAGGGAAATTAAAGAGCAAATTTATCAACTTCTCCTCGCACTTCCCAATTTACCCAGTGAATCCACACCCATTGGGAAAAGTGAAGATGATAACGTCGAAGTTAGACGTTGGGGTGACGAATACCTTCCCCAAAACCCACAAATTCTCCCTCATTGGGAAATTGGTGAAAAAATGGGAATTCTCAACTTTGAACGCGCTGTCAAAGTTGCCCAAAGCCGCTTTGTTACCTTAGTTGGTGCAGGTGCAGCTTTGGAAAGAGCATTAATTCAATTTATGCTCAATACCCACATTGCTACTGGATATATTGAAATTGCTCCACCAGTTTTAGTTAATACCGAATCCCTCACCACGACTGGGCAATTACCGAAGTTCGCCGAAGATAGCTTTAGATGTGCTGAGGATGATTTATGGCTAGCAGCAACCGCCGAAATCCCCGTTACCAACCTCTATCGCGGTGAAATTATCGCTGCTGAAGAATTACCCATCTACCACTGTGCATACACACCCTGCTTCCGTCGAGAAGCTGGTAGTGCCGGAAGAGACACCCGTGGATTAATTCGCTTACATCAATTCAATAAGGTGGAATTGGTAAAATTTGTCCATCCCAGCACCTCCTTTGATGAATTGGAAAAACTCCTCAACAACGCCGAAGCAATTCTCCAAGCTTTAAAATTACCTTACCGAGTCATTGACTTATGCACAGGTGATATTGGTTTTAGCTCCACAAAAACCTACGATATTGAGGTTTGGTTGCCTTCCTCTGGTAAATATCGGGAAATTTCCAGTTGTTCTAATTTTGTTGATTTCCAAGCACGTCGCGGAGACATTCGCTTTAAGGAAGCAGGTAAAAAGGGAACCCAGTTTGTTCACACCCTCAATGGTTCCGGTTTAGCAATTGGACGCACAATGGCGGCTGTTTTAGAGAACTATCAACAAACTGATGGCAGCATCAAAATCCCTGAAGTTTTGCAACCATTTATGGGACGCGACATTTTATAG
- a CDS encoding DUF3611 family protein, with product MSEKSDYQSSSSQIQAIAKLFRLTGWITFWSQLALGIVSGGILLFASIPRNTGGTVNNSGAGIGVFFAITGLVALGIGLFISFRYIRIGRQLDSGNPSNRPRKIETVQVVRLGLVVHLVGILLTLVGAQAIVGILLTKSLTVSQVIPGTITQVDPSRVIQPLDILVVQANTNTVSAHFAGLLGSIWLLNKITK from the coding sequence ATGTCAGAAAAGTCCGACTACCAGTCGTCATCGTCGCAAATTCAAGCGATCGCTAAATTGTTCCGACTCACAGGTTGGATTACTTTTTGGTCACAGTTGGCACTTGGTATCGTTTCTGGGGGAATTTTGTTGTTCGCTAGTATACCTCGTAACACTGGCGGTACAGTCAATAATTCTGGTGCTGGAATTGGGGTGTTTTTTGCCATCACCGGGTTGGTGGCTTTGGGAATAGGTCTTTTTATTTCCTTCCGTTATATTCGTATCGGTAGACAGTTAGATTCTGGCAACCCTAGCAATCGTCCCCGCAAAATAGAAACCGTCCAAGTTGTGCGTCTCGGACTTGTAGTGCATTTGGTGGGAATTCTCTTAACTTTGGTGGGAGCGCAGGCAATTGTCGGGATATTATTAACAAAATCCCTCACCGTTTCCCAAGTTATACCTGGAACAATTACCCAAGTTGATCCCAGTCGGGTGATTCAACCTTTGGATATTCTTGTTGTACAGGCAAATACAAATACAGTTTCGGCTCACTTTGCCGGATTACTCGGATCTATTTGGTTGCTAAACAAGATTACGAAGTGA
- the nrdJ gene encoding ribonucleoside-triphosphate reductase, adenosylcobalamin-dependent, with the protein MVRELERKRQSVDFPENAPVANPVFFRTYSRRQDGKRETWDQVCDRTLQGFLELGQITPQEATIIERMQRQLKALPSGRWLWVGGTDWMKNPKNFSGGYNCTSTNLEDWKAFGLMMGLAMMGCGTGAVLEPKYTNKLPAIRNYIHVTLAGEIGTTPEAQRREETEIQIQENQVNIHVGDSRQGWVTSYQTLLELSTNERFTGDVQVTIDLSDVRQSGETLKGFGGVANPIKLPELYIRCAAILNKAVGRKLNPVECCLLIDEAAVVVVAGNVRRSAGMRQGGSTDDLFADAKSNLWQQDTEGNWRIDPERDALRMANHTRVFHRKPTLEESIAAVRKQYYSGEGAIQWAGEAVARANIDLVSTAELKADFLQAYEQGKAGEWLQKHHPNLSEQELEHRLARYGLNPCVTADTWIHTEYGARLVKDLIGQQHSTFVNGELFSTTPEGFFFTGVKPVVKLTTKEGYSLRLTSNHQVLKVTAQTQKKQYSEWVEVSELQPGDQVLIHNHRNLQPWDGKGTSEEGWLLGNFVGDGCFGINESNYSYQAKLRFWGESQEEMKAYALDLVQTAVGFPQSGLNGCYHPRHKYYEIGSANVAKLANSYGIKPGNKTVTPEIEQASYDFYRGFLRGLFDADGSVQGNHDKGISIRLSQSNLLLLEAVQRMLLRIGISACIYQNRRPEGVRLMPDSQGEPAEYFCKAQHELVIAKNNILVFQEIVGFQEPAKAERLQELLLGYKRQINRERFAVTVSDIIPDGEEAVYDCTVPGPSRFDANGFVAHNCGEIIGSNFHCNLAEIHLNQIDPDNYKEQEEAFTAGALSVAVLLHHQFIEPRYQYSRELDPIVGVSFTGLFDFFVNAFGVDWLRWWEAGRPETPQGLAFKHKEQEYLTRWKETVHRVVWEYCDRINEINNSTHIKRPNRCTTVQPSGTKSLLTGASPGWHPPKAQRFLRRITCRKNDPVALACLEYGYSIVPSQSDKDENGNLLNDPFDPRCTEWLVEIPVAVAWADLPGADTIDISKFNAMAQMDFYMQVQKYYVTHNTSATIELRENEIETLGTRIYEAIRDNEGYMSAALLARFDDLQTFPRLPFEPISKQKYEQLMQEVKTRQQTNDFHAALSRYDLGEMSEAGPAGCDSDKCMMPEQSPN; encoded by the coding sequence ATGGTTCGTGAGCTAGAACGAAAACGTCAGAGTGTAGACTTCCCTGAGAATGCCCCTGTAGCAAATCCTGTATTTTTCCGGACTTATAGCCGTCGCCAAGATGGTAAAAGAGAGACTTGGGATCAAGTATGCGATCGCACTCTCCAAGGATTCCTGGAATTGGGTCAAATTACCCCCCAGGAAGCCACCATTATCGAACGAATGCAACGCCAACTCAAAGCCCTTCCCAGTGGACGCTGGTTGTGGGTTGGGGGAACAGATTGGATGAAAAATCCCAAAAATTTCTCCGGCGGCTACAATTGCACTTCTACCAACCTGGAAGACTGGAAAGCCTTTGGGTTAATGATGGGTTTGGCAATGATGGGTTGTGGTACGGGTGCAGTTTTAGAGCCTAAATATACTAATAAACTACCAGCTATCCGTAATTATATTCATGTAACTCTCGCTGGGGAAATTGGCACAACTCCTGAAGCACAGCGAAGAGAAGAGACTGAAATCCAAATTCAAGAAAATCAAGTAAATATCCACGTTGGCGATAGCCGCCAAGGTTGGGTGACATCGTATCAAACTTTACTAGAACTCTCCACCAATGAAAGATTTACTGGAGATGTCCAAGTTACTATTGATCTCAGCGATGTTCGCCAATCGGGTGAAACCCTCAAAGGATTTGGTGGTGTTGCCAACCCCATTAAGTTACCAGAACTCTACATTCGTTGTGCGGCAATCTTGAACAAGGCAGTGGGTAGAAAGCTGAATCCAGTGGAATGCTGTCTACTCATCGATGAAGCTGCCGTTGTGGTTGTTGCCGGGAACGTTAGACGCAGTGCGGGGATGCGTCAAGGTGGCAGCACTGACGATTTATTTGCGGATGCCAAGTCAAATTTATGGCAGCAGGACACAGAAGGAAATTGGCGCATTGACCCCGAACGGGATGCATTACGCATGGCAAATCATACCCGTGTTTTCCATCGCAAACCCACCTTGGAAGAATCCATTGCCGCCGTTCGCAAACAATATTACAGCGGTGAAGGTGCCATCCAATGGGCTGGAGAAGCTGTTGCCAGGGCAAATATTGATTTAGTTTCCACAGCCGAATTAAAAGCTGATTTTCTCCAAGCTTATGAACAAGGAAAAGCTGGAGAATGGTTACAAAAGCATCACCCTAATTTGAGTGAGCAAGAATTAGAGCATCGCTTGGCAAGATATGGACTCAATCCCTGTGTAACTGCTGATACTTGGATTCACACAGAATATGGAGCCAGACTGGTTAAAGATTTAATTGGTCAGCAACATAGTACATTTGTAAATGGCGAATTATTCAGCACCACACCAGAAGGGTTTTTCTTTACTGGAGTCAAACCTGTAGTCAAGTTGACAACAAAAGAAGGCTACAGCCTCAGACTTACTAGTAATCACCAAGTTCTGAAAGTCACAGCCCAAACTCAGAAAAAACAATATTCTGAATGGGTTGAAGTATCTGAACTGCAACCAGGTGATCAAGTTCTCATTCACAATCACCGCAACCTGCAACCTTGGGATGGAAAGGGTACATCGGAAGAAGGCTGGTTGTTGGGAAATTTCGTCGGTGATGGCTGTTTCGGTATTAATGAGTCGAATTATAGTTACCAAGCTAAATTACGATTCTGGGGAGAAAGCCAAGAGGAGATGAAAGCATACGCGCTGGATTTAGTTCAGACAGCCGTTGGTTTCCCACAGTCAGGATTAAATGGTTGCTATCATCCACGCCACAAATACTATGAAATTGGCTCTGCCAATGTAGCAAAATTAGCCAACAGCTACGGAATTAAGCCAGGAAACAAAACAGTAACACCAGAAATCGAGCAAGCTAGCTATGATTTCTACCGAGGGTTTCTCCGTGGTTTATTTGATGCCGATGGTAGTGTACAAGGTAATCACGATAAAGGCATTAGTATCCGCTTATCTCAAAGCAATTTACTTTTGTTAGAAGCCGTTCAGCGAATGTTACTCCGCATCGGTATTTCTGCTTGCATTTATCAAAATCGTAGACCAGAAGGTGTACGCTTGATGCCCGATTCCCAAGGGGAACCTGCTGAATATTTTTGCAAAGCTCAACATGAGTTGGTAATTGCCAAGAACAATATTTTGGTGTTTCAAGAAATCGTGGGTTTTCAAGAACCCGCAAAAGCAGAGCGTCTGCAAGAATTACTATTAGGATATAAACGCCAAATCAACCGAGAAAGATTTGCAGTCACAGTTTCTGATATCATTCCAGATGGTGAAGAAGCCGTTTACGATTGCACTGTTCCTGGTCCCTCACGATTTGATGCTAATGGTTTTGTGGCACACAATTGTGGAGAAATAATTGGTAGTAATTTCCACTGTAACTTGGCGGAAATTCACCTCAATCAAATCGATCCTGACAACTACAAAGAACAGGAAGAAGCATTCACCGCTGGGGCTTTATCTGTTGCTGTGCTACTACACCACCAATTTATCGAACCACGTTATCAATATAGCCGCGAACTCGACCCCATTGTTGGCGTTTCCTTCACCGGGTTATTTGACTTCTTCGTCAACGCTTTTGGTGTAGATTGGTTACGGTGGTGGGAAGCAGGTAGACCTGAAACACCCCAAGGATTAGCATTTAAACACAAAGAGCAAGAATATCTTACCAGATGGAAAGAAACGGTACATCGGGTAGTTTGGGAATACTGCGACAGAATTAACGAGATAAATAATTCTACACACATCAAACGCCCCAATCGTTGCACCACAGTCCAACCTAGCGGTACCAAATCCCTCCTTACAGGGGCTTCACCCGGTTGGCACCCACCCAAGGCACAGCGTTTTCTGCGCCGCATTACCTGCCGCAAAAATGACCCTGTAGCCTTAGCTTGTTTAGAGTATGGGTATAGTATTGTACCTTCTCAATCTGATAAAGACGAGAACGGCAACTTACTAAATGATCCTTTCGATCCGCGCTGTACTGAATGGTTAGTTGAGATTCCCGTCGCTGTTGCTTGGGCTGATTTACCTGGTGCTGACACCATCGATATCAGTAAATTTAATGCCATGGCACAGATGGATTTTTACATGCAGGTGCAAAAATACTACGTCACTCACAACACCTCTGCCACCATCGAACTGCGGGAAAACGAAATCGAAACCCTCGGAACCCGGATTTACGAAGCAATCCGTGACAACGAAGGTTATATGAGTGCTGCCCTTTTAGCCCGGTTTGATGACTTACAAACCTTCCCCCGTCTGCCATTTGAACCTATTTCTAAACAGAAATATGAACAATTGATGCAGGAAGTTAAAACTCGACAACAAACCAATGATTTTCATGCTGCTCTCAGCCGCTATGATTTAGGAGAAATGTCGGAAGCTGGTCCCGCTGGTTGTGATTCTGATAAGTGCATGATGCCTGAACAAAGCCCAAATTAA